The window TGGAGCAGAAGTATCTGCGCTTTTGCCAGCGCAATTGGACCGCCGCTCGCGCCGACCTGTTGCGCATGTGTGCTGAACTGCGTGAATCGCTGGCGCCCGCCAATGGCCAGCCGCTGTTGGCGGGCGGCTCACAGCTTTCTGTTGAGGCAGAAGGCGTGCCGGAGGCGGTACAGGAGCGTGCCATTGCCGGCGCCATCTATATCAGTTGCACGGGCCGCGGCGGTGGCTATTTTGGCGCGGAGAACGGCGAACTGGAGCTGTTGCACCATGTGCTGGGCGATATTCCGCTGATCGGCTTTTTCAGCCAGGGCGAAATCGCTGGCCAGCAACTGCATCGCTACAGTGGTGCGTTGCTGGTGTTCACGCAAGAAGTTTAGTAAAAATGCCTGCTGATCGCTTGAAGGAAAAGCGCAAGCAGCTATCGTTTTTGAAGATAGGGCTTGCAGAGGCAACAGCGCAAGACTCACCGTTCGCCGCCGGTTCCGGTGCGGCGCATGGCGGTGAACACTGACAGCTCCCACCCACGCATCGCCAGCAGCAGGGTATAGCCTTCGCGCTCCTTCTCAGACAGGCGCTGGTCAGTCAAATGCTGCTGGGCAAAGTCCTGCGCCACCCGTTGCAGCCGCTCCAGAAAGGCAGGGGCCAGGGTGCGGCTGATCGAGCCGTGTACCAGCATCAGGCCTTCGCCCGCCTTGTCGAAGGTACCAGAGTAGTAATCGTGCAGCGCGTTCTCGCGGAAGTACTCCATCACCGGGCCATGCGGGCGCCAACGGAAGGTCTTGGCCAGCTTGAGGCGATAGCGGTTCATTGGCCGCAGCTCGATGATGCCGATGCGGTCCAGCTGTGCCAGGTACTTGATGCCTTCGGCCTCGGTCAGGCGGTAGGTGGCCAGCACCTGCTCCAGCGTCCACTGGCTGAGCACGCAGATGGCCATCAGCAGCAGCTTCTTGTCGGCAATCACCGCCTGCTCCTGCTGCTGCGTCAGCTCCTTGATCAGCGGCTGGTTGTCGGCTACCCGGCGCGCAAGGTCAGCAAAGTCCAGCCGCAGCACATGGCAGATGGCATCGATGCGCGACAGCGGCATATCGCCTTTGGCCAGCATGCGCTTGACGCTCGACTCCGCCATGCCCAGCGCATCGGCCAGGTCGGCATAGGTCATCTGTGCGGCTTTGAGTTCTTTCTTGAGGGCGGTGACCAGGTCAGCAGTGGTGCTCATGGATTTTGCGAAATAGTATCGAAAATTGCTACTCTGGGCGCCATCATAGGCGATCACTGCATGAATTCGAGACGCCGTGATGGCACCTCGCCACAGTGGCGGCCATGACCGATACATCCATGCCTTCACCCCTCTTGTATCGCGTGACACCTGCCGAATGGCTGCTGTACGCGAGCTACGCCGCTTTGCTGGCGCTGGCCTGCCTCGGCCCCTATGTGCCACAAGCTGCGCACTACCATGATTTTGCGGACCAGCGCGCGCTATGGGGCCTGCGCAACGCGCTGGACGTGCTCAGCAATTTGCCGTTTGCGCTCATTGGTGTCCTGGGCCTGTGGCGCGGCGTGTGGCAGGCGCCGGCTGCGGTGCGTGCCGACAGCGCGCCCCCCTGGCTGGCCCTGGTGTTTGGCGGCCTGCTGCTCACTGCGGCTGGCTCCAGCTATTACCACCTGATGCCTGATGACTGGCGCGTGTTCTGGGATCGCCTGGGCATGGTGCCCGTGTTTGCCGGTGTGCTGGCCCTGGCGCTGCAGTCGGTGCTTTCACGGCGTGCGGCTGTGGTGACGGCCGTGCTGGTGTTGGCGCTTGGGCCGCTGTCGCTGTGGGTATGGCTGCAAACCGGCCAGTTGCTGCCCTGGGCGGTGCTGCAGGGAGCAGGCATGGTGCTGCTGCTGGCGGTGGCGCTGTGGCAACGTTTCTCTGCCGTCAATGCGCGGGCCGCTGAAGGGCAATTGTTGTGGCCATGGGGGGCTGTTGTGGCCTGGTATGCGCTGGCCAAGGTGCTGGAGTTGGGCGATTCCTTTGTCTGGAGCATCAGCCACCATTGGGTGGGCGGCCATGCGTTGAAGCATGTAGCGGCAGCGCTGGCACTGGTGCCGCTTTTGATAATGGTGCGGCGTGTGCGCAACGCAGAGCGCCTGCCTGCGTCTGCCGCAGGCACAATCAGGCCCACGCTGGTGCAAGGGCCTCAGCCATGATCAAAACCACCAGCCAGGAGACCCCGGAAATGAGCCGTCAGGAAACAAGCGCCGCTGCGGATGCGCCCGCCCACCCCAATCAGTTTGCCTTGTTGGGCCAACGCCGCTTTGCGCCATTTTTCTGGACCCAGTTTGCCGGCGCGGCCAATGACAACCTGTTCAAGTTCGCCTTCACGGTGATGGTCACCTACCAGTTGCAGGTGGCATGGATGCCACCCTCCATGGCGGGCCTGGTGATTGGCGCCTTGTTCATTTTGCCGTTTTTGTTGCTGTCGGCCACCTCGGGGCAGCTCACCGACAAGTTTCCCAAGCACCGGATGATCCGCTTTGTGAAGGATCTGGAAATCGGCATCATGCTGATTGCAGGTATCGGCTTCTGGATCGAGAGCCCGGTGATCCTGCTGGCCTGCGTGTTCCTGATGGGGGTGCATTCCACCTTGTTCGGCCCGGTCAAATACGCCTACCTGCCCCAGGTGCTGCGCGATGACGAGTTGACGGGCGGCAATGGCATGGTCGAGATGGGTACCTTTGTCGCCATTTTGCTGGGCAATGTGGTGGGCGGTCTGCTGGTGGCGCTGCCTCAGATCGGGCACGCATCGGTCGCTGTTGCCTGCATCGCCTTGGCGCTGGTGGGTCGTCTGATGGCCCAGGGCGTGCCGGTGGCGGCCGCCACCGATCCAGGCCTGCAGATCAACTGGAACCCGCTGACCGAGACCTGGCGCAATCTCAAACTGGCCAAGAGCAATGTCGTGGTGTTCCGCTCGCTGCTGGGCATCAGCTGGATGTGGTTCTTCGGTGCCGTGTTCCTGAGCCAATTTCCCAGTTTTGCCAAGGAAGTGCTGCACGGCAACGAACATGTGGCATCGCTGCTGCTGGTGGTGTTTTCCATCGGCATCGGCATCGGTTCTCTGCTGTGCGAGGTGATGTCGCGCCGCCAGGTGGAAATCGGCCTCGTGCCCATGGGGGCCATCGGCATGAGCGTATTTGCAATCGACCTCTACTTTGCTTCGCGCAGCCTGCCCGCGGCGCCGCTGATGGATGTGGGGGCCTTCATCTCGCAGCCGGCCCATTGGCGGGTGATGGCCGATCTGCTGCTGCTGTCGCTGTTTGCGGGTCTCTACAGTGTTCCCATGTATGCGCTCATCCAGATGCGCAGCCAGCCTACGCACCGTGCCCGCATCATCGCGGCCAACAATATTCTCAATGCGCTGTTCATGATTGCCAGCTCCGTCAGCGCGGGCGCATTGCTGGGAGCGGGTTTCAGCGTGCCACAGATATTTTTGATGACCGGCATCGCCAATGCCATCGTGGCGGGATATATCTTCTTCCTGGTGCCGGAATACCTGCTGCGCTGCGTGGCCTGGGTGGCCACGCACCTGGTCTACCGGTTCAGGGTGGCGGGCGCGCACCACATTCCCACGGACGGACCGGCGCTGCTCACCTGCAACCATGTGAGCTTTGTGGACCCGATCCTGCTGATGGCAGCGAGCCCGCGTCCCATCCATTTCGTGATGGATTACCGCATCTTCCGCACTCCGCTGCTGGGCTGGTTGTTCCGCCTGTGCAAGGCCATTCCGATCGCGCCGCAGAAGGAAGACCCCGCCGTGTACGAAGCAGCCTTTGCCCGCGCCGCCCAGGTGTTGCGTGAAGGCGACCTGTTGGCTATCTTCCCCGAAGGGGCGATTACCCGTGACGGCCAGTTGCAGGAGTTCAAGGGCGGCATGATGAAGATTCTGGAACAGGCGAAGGCCGATGGCCTGCAGGTTCCGGTGGTGCCGATGGCGCTGTCGAATCTGTGGGGTTCGTACTTCAGCCGGGTGGAGCCGAAGGGCGCCATGACCCGGCCTTTCCGCCGTGGCCTGTTCAACCGGGTGACGCTGCGCGTCGGCGAGCCCTTGCCGCCCGAACAGTGCCAGCCAGCGCGTCTGCAGGAGCGCGTGCGAAGCCTGCTGGACCAATGAGCGCCGGCGCGGCTGCCTTGACCGATGCGCAGGCCACCGAGCGCATCCTGCAGTTTCTGCGGCAGATCGGTCTGGAGGTACGCGAGGAGCTTCTGCCCGGCGACTGCTTTCTGCCAGGCATTCGCATTGTGCAAGGCGGGCTGGTGGTGGATCGGCTGCAACTGCGCTGGCCTGGTGACCTGTTGCACGAAGCGGGGCATCTGGCGGTGGTGCCTGCCGCCTTGCGGCCTCGTATGGACGACGCCCTGGCGCAGCTACCCGTCATCGAGCATGGCGGAGAGACCGAGGCCACCGCGTGGGCCTGGGCGGCACTCACGCACCTTCAACTGCCGTCACAGGTGCTGTTCCATGAAGGCGGTTACCGTGGCCATGCCACTGGCCTGCGCATCAATTTTGAGATGGGTATCTATCTAGGGGCATCGGGCCTCGTGCATGCGGGTCTCGCCTGGTTGCCGGGCCCGGATCTGGCGGTTGGTGCACCCATTTATCCGCGTCTGCGGCAATGGCTCAGGGACTGATGCTGCTTTGGGATAATGGGCCCATCTGCAACGCAGCCCGCCAAGGCGCTTCAATGCCTGGCTGCTGCTAGAAGGAATGGAGAAGATTTTGATCGCTCGCTTTGCAAAAGGCACTGCTGCGCTGCTGGCGTTTGCGGCGCTGGCAGCCTGTACCAGCACGTCCGGCCTCAAGCCTCTGGAGGACCCCAACGAGAAAAAGCAGGAGTCGTACGCCACCACATACAAGGGCCCGCGCAGCCCGGCTTCGGCCTACTGCGTGCAGATGGGGGGCTCCCTGGTCGACACCCCCAAGGGCAAGAACACCTTGTGCCGCTGGCCGGATGGCAAGGAAATGGACCCGTGGGATCTGTTCTGGCGTGACAACCCGCTGAATTGAGCTTGCTGCAAATCCCAGGCTCGCTGCAGCTAGCCTGGATTCGGGGTGCTCAACGATATAAAAATAATAGCTGCCAGCGCTGAATAGTAAAGCGCTGGCAGCTATTTTTGTTTGAACAGGACTTGCCCGGGCCTATGCAACGCCCTTGGCCTTGAACCAGTCCTGCATGCGCTTCCAGCCGTCTTCTGCAGCGTCCTTGCGGTAGCTGGGGCGGTAGTCGGCGTGGAAGGCGTGGCCAGCGTCAGGGTAGATGTGGAAGCTGGAGGCTCCAGCAGCAGCGTTGCCTGCGCTGGCGGCTTTTTGCAGGTCCTGCTTCATCACATCGACGGAATCCAGCGGAATGCCCTGGTCCTTGCCGCCGTACAGGCCGAGCACGGGTGCCTTCAGATCGGCCGCAATATCGGTCGGGTGCTTGGGCTGCAGGCTGCCTGCGGTGCCTTCCAGGCGGCCATACCAGGCCACACCGGCTTTCACCTTGCCGGTGGCCGCATACAGCCAGGTGATACGGCCACCCCAGCAAAAGCCGGTGATGCCCGCGCGGCTTACATCGCCGCCATTGGCAGCGGCCCATTCCAGCGCGCCATCCAGGTCTTTCATCACCTGTGCGTCGGGCACCTTGCTGACCAATTCGGCCTGCAATTGGCTGATTTCGGTGTACTTGCGCGGGTCGCCCTGCCGGGCAAACAGTTCGGGGGCAATGGCCAGATACCCCAGCTTGGCCAGACGCCTGCAGGTGTCGGCGATGTAATCATGCACGCCAAAGATTTCCTGGATCACCAGGATCACCGGCAGATTGGCTTTGCCCTCGGGCGCCGCGCGGTACGCGCTGACCTGAAAGCCATCGACCGTGTACTGGATGGTGCCCGCCGTCAGGCCTGCATCGGATGTCTTGATGGCCGTTTGTGCCATGACAGGCGCAGCGGCTGCGGCGTAGCCCACGCCCAGTGCCATCTGCAGCGCGCTGCGGCGTGTGCTGCCTGCCGCAGTCGCGCGGCCGGGCAGGAGGGAGTCGAAATCGGCATTGGGAGAATGGGGCATGGGAATTCCTTTTCTGCGGATTGCAGTCCCATTATGGGGGACGATGAAAAATGGCCTGTCGCCCGCTTCGCAGGTCTGCACTTTCGCTGCCGTGCGGGGTGAAGGAAGGCATTGGGCGCCAAGTGCCCTTTGGCAAGAAAAATGCCTGGCAGGCGCCAGGCATGGGGGCGTAAGAACGTGTCAGGTCACTTCCACAGCGCGCACTTGGTTTCTTCCTTGGTGGTGAACACCTCGTCGCCGGGCAGCTTTTTGACGATCTTGTAGTAGTCCCAGGTGCCCTTGGATTCCTGTGGCGTCTTGACCTGAACGAGGTACATGTCGTGGATGTAGCTGCCGTCGGCGCGGATGGAGCCCGAGGCGAAGAAGTCGTCCATCTTCATGCCGCGCCAGGTTTCCATCACCTTGTCGGCATCGGTGGTGCCGGCAGCCTGCACGGCCTTGAGGTAGTTCATGGTGGCCGAGTAGTCGGCGGCCTGGATTTCGGTGGGGCGGCGCTGGGTTTTCTTCATGTAGGCATCGGCGAACTTGCGCGATGCGTCGTTCATGTCCCAGTACCAGCTGGTGACGAACTGCATGCCCGCCGTGTTCTTCAGCCCCAGGCTGTGGATGTCGCTGTAGAAGACGAGCAACGGTGCGATCTTCATCGATTTGTCGATGCCGAATTCCTTGGCGGCCTTGATGGCGTTGATGGTGTCGCCACCTGCATTGGCAAGCGCCAGTACCTGGGCCTTGGAGTTCTGTGCCTGCAGCAGGAAGGACGAGAAATCCGACGCATTGAGCGGATGGCGCACGGCGCTTGCCACGGCACCACCCTTGGCCTTGACAACCTTGGAGGCATCGGCTTCCATCGCATGGCCGAAGGCATAGTCGGCGGTCAGAAAGAACCAGTTCTTGCCGCCGTTGTCGACGATGGCGCCTGCCGCACCCTTGGAGAGGGCCACGGTGTCATAGGCATAGTGCACCGAGTAAGGGGTGCAGGCCTCGTTCGTCAGGGCGGAGGAGCCAGCGCCGTTGTTGATCATCACGCGTTTTTTCTCGTCCGCCACCTTGGCCAGCGCCAGGGCGGTGCCAGAGTTGGTGCCGCTGAAGATCATCGTCAGGTTCTGCGTGTCGATCCACTCGCGCGCCTTGCTGGCGGCAATGTCGGCCTTGTTCTGGTGGTCGACGGTGAGCAGCTCGATGGGCTTGCCCAGCACCTTGCCGCCAAAATCATCGATGGCCATCTGAATGGCGGTGGCGCCACCCTTGCCTTCGAGGTCAGCGTACAGGCTGGACATGTCGGAGATGTAGCCGATCTTGACCTTGTCCTGCGCGTGGGCCGTGCCCATGGCGGCGGTCAAACCCAGCAGTCCCAAGGTGGCCAAGGCCTGCGCCAGGCGTGTGCGTTGCATAGTTGCTCCTGATGTTGTGATGTTGTTCCAATGCGGCAGCCGCATGGCCCGATACTGGCACGCACAGCGACGGGCGGTATTGGGGCAATTACTGCGCCGCACGCCAGACCGTTGGTGGCAGAATTTGCATGAAAATAGCCATTGGCGCTCAACTGGTAAGCGCCAATAGCTATCAATTCAGGAGTCATCAGGCGTGATGTGCAGGCCTGGGCGGCTGCGCACAATGGCTTGGCTTTTTTGCCCAGATCAAGCTTTACTGTTGCTGGCTGCGCACATAGGTCTGCACGATGGCTGCCGCATCCACCGCAAAGTGGCGGCGCAGGGCAGCGCGCGAATCGCTGCGGCCGAAACCATCAGTGCCCAGCGTGTAATAGCGCTGGCGCGGCAGGCCCTGCGCATCGGCAGGCAGGTAGGCGCGCACCAGCTCGGGCAGGGCGCGCACATAGTCGCAGGCGGCGATGATGGGGCCTTGCGAGTGCTGCAACTGCTGGGCAAACCAGCCGGGCTGCAGCGGCTGGCCATCCGGGGCGTTGCGCCAGGCTTCGAGCTGTGCCTCGCCATCGCGTGCCAGCTCGGTGTAGCTGGTCACGCTCCAGACATCTGCTGCCACGCCATGCTCGCTCTCCAGTATGCGGGCGGCTTTCAGTACTTCGCCCATGATGGCGCCGCTGCCCAGGAGTTGCACGCGCTGCGTGCTCTCTTTTTTGCCAGCTTGCAGCAGGTACATGCCGCGCACCACGCCCTCGTGCGCATCAGGCGGCAGGCTGGGGTTGGCCACGTTTTCGTTGGTGACGGTGATGTAGTAGAACTCGTCGCACTGCTGCTGCAGCATGCGGTGCATGCCGTGGTCGATGATGACGGCCAGCTCTCCGGCAAAGGCCGGGTCGTAGCTTTTGCAGTTGGGCACGGTCGAGGCCGTCAGCAGGCTGCTGCCATCCTGGTGCTGCAGGCCTTCGCCGCCCAGTGTGGTGCGGCCGCTGGTTGCGCCGATCAGAAATCCGCGTGCCCGCTGGTCGGCAGCGGCCCAGATCAGATCGCCCACGCGCTGGAAGCCGAACATGCTGTAGAAGATGAAAAACGGCAGCATGGCGGTGCCGTGCGTGCTGTAGCTGGTGGCCGCAGCTGTCCATGAGGAGATGGCACCGGCTTCACTGATGCCTTCTTCCAGAATCTGGCCCGTGGTCTCTTCGCGGTACAGCAGCATCGATGCGTTGTCTTCCGGCTGGTACAGCTGGCCGAACGGCGCATAGATGCCGACCTGGCGGAACAGCCCCGCCATGCCGAAGGTACGGGCTTCATCGGCCACGATGGGAACGATGCGCGGGCCCAGCTCCTTGTCCTTGAGCAGGTTGCCCAGCTGGCGCACAAAGGCCATGGTAGTGCTCATGGGCTTGCCATCGGCCTCCAGCGCAAACTGTGCGGTAGCCTGCAGGCTGGGCACCGCCACCTGCGGGGCCTGGGTCTTGCGTGCGGGCAGAAAACCGCCCAGGGCCTGGCGGCGCGCATGCAGGTAGCGCATCTCGGCGCTGCCGTCGGCGGGTTTGAGGAAGGCCGCAGAGGTTGCCTGTACGTCGGTCAGCGGCAGGCTGAAGCGGTCGCGGAAGGCGAGCAGGTCTTCGGCGCCCAGTTTCTTTTGCTGGTGCGAAGTCATGCGGCCCTGGCCGATGCTGCCCATGCCGTAGCCCTTCATCGTCTTGGCCAGCACCACGGTGGGCTGGCCGCTGTGCGCGGCGGCGCTGGCAAAGGCGGCATGGATCTTGACCGGATCGTGTCCGCCCCGGCGCAGGCGGTCGATGTCGCTGTCGGAGAGGTGGGCGACGAGGGCGGCCAGCTCGGGGCTCTGGTTGAAGAAATGCTCGCGGTTGAAGGCGCCATCGTTGGCCGACAGGGTCTGGAACTCGCCATCGACCGTGTGCGCAAAGGTGCGTGCCAGCACATGGCTGTGGTCGCGTGCCAGAAGCGCATCCCATTCCGAGCCCCACAGGCATTTGACGACGTTCCAGCCCGCGCCGCTGAAGAGCGATTCCAGCTCATCGACGATGCGGCCGTTGCCGCGCACCGGGCCGTCGAGCCGCTGCAGGTTGCAGTTGATGACGAAGATGCAGTTATCCAGCCCTTCGCGGGCAGCGAGGGTGAGTGCCGCGATGGATTCGGGCTCGTCCATTTCGCCGTCGCCAAAAAAACCCCACA is drawn from Comamonas odontotermitis and contains these coding sequences:
- a CDS encoding helix-turn-helix domain-containing protein, giving the protein MSTTADLVTALKKELKAAQMTYADLADALGMAESSVKRMLAKGDMPLSRIDAICHVLRLDFADLARRVADNQPLIKELTQQQEQAVIADKKLLLMAICVLSQWTLEQVLATYRLTEAEGIKYLAQLDRIGIIELRPMNRYRLKLAKTFRWRPHGPVMEYFRENALHDYYSGTFDKAGEGLMLVHGSISRTLAPAFLERLQRVAQDFAQQHLTDQRLSEKEREGYTLLLAMRGWELSVFTAMRRTGTGGER
- a CDS encoding MFS transporter yields the protein MSRQETSAAADAPAHPNQFALLGQRRFAPFFWTQFAGAANDNLFKFAFTVMVTYQLQVAWMPPSMAGLVIGALFILPFLLLSATSGQLTDKFPKHRMIRFVKDLEIGIMLIAGIGFWIESPVILLACVFLMGVHSTLFGPVKYAYLPQVLRDDELTGGNGMVEMGTFVAILLGNVVGGLLVALPQIGHASVAVACIALALVGRLMAQGVPVAAATDPGLQINWNPLTETWRNLKLAKSNVVVFRSLLGISWMWFFGAVFLSQFPSFAKEVLHGNEHVASLLLVVFSIGIGIGSLLCEVMSRRQVEIGLVPMGAIGMSVFAIDLYFASRSLPAAPLMDVGAFISQPAHWRVMADLLLLSLFAGLYSVPMYALIQMRSQPTHRARIIAANNILNALFMIASSVSAGALLGAGFSVPQIFLMTGIANAIVAGYIFFLVPEYLLRCVAWVATHLVYRFRVAGAHHIPTDGPALLTCNHVSFVDPILLMAASPRPIHFVMDYRIFRTPLLGWLFRLCKAIPIAPQKEDPAVYEAAFARAAQVLREGDLLAIFPEGAITRDGQLQEFKGGMMKILEQAKADGLQVPVVPMALSNLWGSYFSRVEPKGAMTRPFRRGLFNRVTLRVGEPLPPEQCQPARLQERVRSLLDQ
- a CDS encoding DUF333 domain-containing protein translates to MIARFAKGTAALLAFAALAACTSTSGLKPLEDPNEKKQESYATTYKGPRSPASAYCVQMGGSLVDTPKGKNTLCRWPDGKEMDPWDLFWRDNPLN
- a CDS encoding dienelactone hydrolase family protein, which encodes MPHSPNADFDSLLPGRATAAGSTRRSALQMALGVGYAAAAAPVMAQTAIKTSDAGLTAGTIQYTVDGFQVSAYRAAPEGKANLPVILVIQEIFGVHDYIADTCRRLAKLGYLAIAPELFARQGDPRKYTEISQLQAELVSKVPDAQVMKDLDGALEWAAANGGDVSRAGITGFCWGGRITWLYAATGKVKAGVAWYGRLEGTAGSLQPKHPTDIAADLKAPVLGLYGGKDQGIPLDSVDVMKQDLQKAASAGNAAAGASSFHIYPDAGHAFHADYRPSYRKDAAEDGWKRMQDWFKAKGVA
- a CDS encoding ABC transporter substrate-binding protein, with amino-acid sequence MQRTRLAQALATLGLLGLTAAMGTAHAQDKVKIGYISDMSSLYADLEGKGGATAIQMAIDDFGGKVLGKPIELLTVDHQNKADIAASKAREWIDTQNLTMIFSGTNSGTALALAKVADEKKRVMINNGAGSSALTNEACTPYSVHYAYDTVALSKGAAGAIVDNGGKNWFFLTADYAFGHAMEADASKVVKAKGGAVASAVRHPLNASDFSSFLLQAQNSKAQVLALANAGGDTINAIKAAKEFGIDKSMKIAPLLVFYSDIHSLGLKNTAGMQFVTSWYWDMNDASRKFADAYMKKTQRRPTEIQAADYSATMNYLKAVQAAGTTDADKVMETWRGMKMDDFFASGSIRADGSYIHDMYLVQVKTPQESKGTWDYYKIVKKLPGDEVFTTKEETKCALWK
- the mdeB gene encoding alpha-ketoglutarate dehydrogenase, which produces MIGPIASPHSRARQETAVRQPPTHLPAAPQADPAELAEWCEAFDGLLAVYGATQGKEQAAALLDALLAHARKRHVAWKPSGNTPYVNTITVDEQPPYPGDVDLEKRLSAILRWNALAMVVRANAAHGELGGHIASYASAADLFETGFNHFFRADDGHQAADLVFFQPHSSPGVYARAFLEGRLGEDNLSHYRQELVAASQGIQGLCSYPHPYLMPEFWQFPTGSMGIGPINAIYQARFMRYLAHRGLADTAGRKVWGFFGDGEMDEPESIAALTLAAREGLDNCIFVINCNLQRLDGPVRGNGRIVDELESLFSGAGWNVVKCLWGSEWDALLARDHSHVLARTFAHTVDGEFQTLSANDGAFNREHFFNQSPELAALVAHLSDSDIDRLRRGGHDPVKIHAAFASAAAHSGQPTVVLAKTMKGYGMGSIGQGRMTSHQQKKLGAEDLLAFRDRFSLPLTDVQATSAAFLKPADGSAEMRYLHARRQALGGFLPARKTQAPQVAVPSLQATAQFALEADGKPMSTTMAFVRQLGNLLKDKELGPRIVPIVADEARTFGMAGLFRQVGIYAPFGQLYQPEDNASMLLYREETTGQILEEGISEAGAISSWTAAATSYSTHGTAMLPFFIFYSMFGFQRVGDLIWAAADQRARGFLIGATSGRTTLGGEGLQHQDGSSLLTASTVPNCKSYDPAFAGELAVIIDHGMHRMLQQQCDEFYYITVTNENVANPSLPPDAHEGVVRGMYLLQAGKKESTQRVQLLGSGAIMGEVLKAARILESEHGVAADVWSVTSYTELARDGEAQLEAWRNAPDGQPLQPGWFAQQLQHSQGPIIAACDYVRALPELVRAYLPADAQGLPRQRYYTLGTDGFGRSDSRAALRRHFAVDAAAIVQTYVRSQQQ